A single Hypanus sabinus isolate sHypSab1 chromosome 24, sHypSab1.hap1, whole genome shotgun sequence DNA region contains:
- the LOC132380503 gene encoding zinc finger protein 235-like gives MPFTCSDCGKGFTRSSSLQRHQSVHTGERPFTCSVCGKGFTRSSHLQAHQSIHTGEKPFTCSYCGKGFNGSTDLLAHQSVHTGEKPFSCSDCGKGFSRSFSLQRHQRVHTGERPFTCSLCGKGFTRSGSLQTHQRFHTGEWPFTCSDCGKRFTRSSDLLAHQLVHTGKTLFSCSDCGKGFTRSFSLQRHQSVHTGERPFTCSVCGKRFARSSHLQTHQSVHTGEKLFTRSDCGKGFTGSTDILTLQRVHTGETV, from the coding sequence atgccgttcacctgctcggactgtgggaagggattcactcggtcctccagcctgcagagacaccagtctgttcacactggggaaaggccatTCACATGTTCtgtgtgtggaaagggattcactcgttcatcccacctacaagcacaccagtcaattcacacaggggagaaaccattcacctgtTCTTACTGTGGTAAGGGTTTCAACGGATCAACTGACCTACtggcacatcagtcagttcacactggggagaaaccgttctcatgctctgactgtgggaagggattctctcggtCATTCAGCctccagagacaccagcgagttcacactggagagagaccgTTCACGTGTTcattgtgtgggaagggatttactcggtCAGGCAGCCTGCAAACACaccagcgatttcacactggggagtggccgttcacaTGCTCCgactgtggaaagagattcactcggtcatctgacctgcTGGCACatcagttagttcacactgggaagacgctgttctcctgctcagactgtgggaagggattcactcggtcattcagcctacagagacaccagtcagttcacactggggagaggccattcacatgTTCCGTTTGTGGGAAGCGATTcgctcggtcatcccacctacaaacacaccagtcagttcatactggggagaaactGTTTAcccgctcagactgtgggaagggtttcactggATCAACTGACATACTGACActtcagcgagttcacacaggggaaaCAGTTTAA